In Staphylococcus lloydii, the following proteins share a genomic window:
- the rpmG gene encoding 50S ribosomal protein L33 — translation MRVNITLACTECGDRNYITTKNKRTNPERIELKKFCPRLNKYTLHRETK, via the coding sequence TTGCGCGTAAACATAACTTTAGCTTGCACTGAATGCGGCGATCGTAACTATATAACTACAAAAAACAAGCGTACTAATCCTGAAAGAATTGAATTGAAAAAATTCTGCCCAAGATTAAACAAATATACGTTACATCGCGAAACGAAGTAA
- a CDS encoding catalase, which translates to MANNKKLTGLFGTPVSDRENSLTAGPRGPLLMQDWYFLEQMAHFDREVIPERRMHAKGSGAFGTFTVTNDITKYTCASIFSEVGKQTEMFARFSTVAGERGAADAERDIRGFALKFYTDEGNWDLVGNNTPVFFFRDPKLFASLNHAVKRDPRTNMRSAQNNWDFWTSLPEALHQVTILMTDRGIPKGFRNMHGFGSHTYSMYNDKGERVWVKFHHRTQQGIENLQPDEAAQTIAHDRESSQRDLFEAIENKDYPKWKMYIQVMTEEQARNHKDNPFDLTKVWYKGDYPLIEVGEFELNRNPDNYFQDVEQAAFAPTNIVPGLDFSPDKMLQGRIFSYGDAQRYRLGVNHWQIPVNQPKGVGVENICPFSRDGQMRILDNNQGGGPHYYPNSEGAFESQPEYKKPGLEVEGEAYEYDFRQDDDNYFEQPGKLFRLQSKEQQERIFENTANEMQGTTLEVQHRHIRHCYKADENYGKGVAKALGIDINDVDLQVAD; encoded by the coding sequence ATGGCTAATAATAAAAAATTAACAGGTCTTTTTGGAACTCCAGTATCAGATAGAGAAAATTCATTAACAGCTGGCCCTAGAGGTCCATTATTAATGCAAGATTGGTACTTTTTAGAACAAATGGCTCATTTTGATAGAGAAGTAATACCAGAAAGACGTATGCACGCTAAAGGTTCAGGTGCATTTGGTACTTTTACTGTTACAAATGATATAACAAAATATACATGTGCAAGTATCTTTTCAGAAGTAGGTAAACAAACAGAAATGTTTGCTCGTTTTTCTACAGTAGCAGGTGAACGAGGCGCTGCCGACGCAGAACGCGATATTAGAGGTTTCGCATTAAAATTCTATACAGATGAAGGGAACTGGGATTTAGTTGGTAATAACACACCAGTATTCTTCTTTAGAGATCCTAAATTATTCGCAAGTTTAAACCATGCGGTTAAAAGAGATCCACGAACAAATATGCGAAGTGCACAAAATAACTGGGATTTTTGGACGTCATTACCAGAAGCGTTACACCAAGTAACGATTTTAATGACTGACAGAGGTATTCCAAAAGGTTTCCGTAATATGCATGGTTTCGGTTCACATACTTATTCAATGTATAATGATAAAGGTGAACGTGTATGGGTTAAATTCCATCATAGAACTCAACAAGGCATTGAAAACCTACAACCAGATGAAGCTGCTCAAACGATTGCTCATGATAGAGAATCATCACAACGTGATTTATTTGAAGCAATTGAAAATAAAGATTATCCAAAATGGAAAATGTATATCCAAGTAATGACTGAGGAACAAGCACGTAACCATAAAGATAATCCGTTTGATTTAACAAAAGTATGGTATAAAGGAGATTATCCTTTAATTGAAGTAGGAGAATTTGAATTAAATCGCAATCCTGATAACTATTTCCAAGACGTAGAGCAAGCAGCATTCGCGCCAACGAATATAGTACCAGGACTTGATTTCTCTCCTGACAAAATGTTACAAGGTCGTATTTTCTCATATGGTGACGCTCAACGTTATAGATTAGGTGTTAACCATTGGCAAATACCAGTTAACCAACCTAAAGGCGTAGGAGTAGAAAATATTTGTCCATTTAGTAGAGATGGTCAAATGAGAATTTTAGATAATAACCAAGGTGGCGGACCACATTATTACCCTAATAGTGAAGGGGCATTTGAAAGCCAACCTGAATATAAAAAACCAGGTCTTGAAGTAGAAGGCGAAGCATATGAATACGACTTTAGACAAGATGATGACAATTACTTTGAACAACCAGGTAAATTATTTAGATTACAATCTAAAGAACAGCAAGAACGTATCTTTGAAAATACAGCAAATGAAATGCAAGGCACTACATTAGAAGTTCAACATAGACATATTCGTCATTGTTATAAAGCAGACGAAAACTATGGTAAAGGTGTAGCAAAAGCGTTAGGTATTGATATTAATGACGTAGATCTACAAGTTGCTGATTAA
- a CDS encoding Cof-type HAD-IIB family hydrolase produces the protein MGNYKLIVMDMDDTLMNHENEVSEETKDYLIRIQEEGYKVVLASGRPTEGMLPTARLLNLDKHQSYVISYNGGKTINVASEEVEVNRPVSKENFDLIVDYCRRNEFFILTYKDGHIIYEGEHEYMNIESELTGLPMRKVDDIKTYIQEDVPKVMGVDYVPNIVKALDSLNGYFNEDIDVTTSKPYFLEFMATGVSKGNAVTLLCEKLNIELSQVVAFGDSPNDISMLEIVGRAYAMDNANDQVKSIADEVTLSNAENGIPYALKSLL, from the coding sequence ATGGGAAATTATAAATTAATTGTTATGGATATGGACGATACTCTTATGAATCATGAGAATGAAGTAAGTGAAGAAACGAAAGATTACTTAATTCGTATTCAAGAAGAGGGATATAAAGTTGTCTTAGCTTCTGGTAGACCGACTGAAGGGATGTTACCCACTGCACGTTTATTAAATCTAGACAAACACCAAAGTTATGTTATTAGTTATAATGGTGGAAAAACGATAAATGTTGCATCTGAAGAAGTAGAAGTAAATAGACCAGTATCTAAAGAAAACTTTGATTTAATTGTAGATTATTGTCGTAGAAATGAATTCTTCATTTTAACTTATAAAGATGGGCATATCATTTATGAAGGCGAACACGAATATATGAATATTGAATCCGAATTAACGGGTTTACCAATGCGAAAAGTAGATGACATTAAAACATATATTCAAGAAGATGTTCCAAAAGTCATGGGTGTAGACTATGTACCTAATATTGTTAAGGCATTAGATTCGTTAAATGGCTATTTTAATGAAGATATAGATGTAACTACGAGTAAACCTTACTTTCTTGAATTTATGGCCACAGGTGTGTCTAAAGGGAACGCAGTCACTTTATTGTGTGAAAAATTAAATATTGAGCTTTCTCAAGTTGTAGCTTTTGGTGACAGCCCTAACGACATCTCTATGCTTGAAATAGTAGGTCGTGCATATGCAATGGATAACGCGAATGATCAAGTAAAATCTATCGCAGATGAAGTAACTTTAAGTAATGCTGAAAATGGCATTCCTTATGCTTTAAAATCGCTACTATAA
- the sosA gene encoding DNA damage-induced cell division inhibitor SosA, with translation MTKQYINQYKTYLIVLLATMILCTIFLLSVDFNNKSEQTYEMTDHKITNQSKDTLANEVKANENSDENDEHTPNQTIAIIR, from the coding sequence ATGACTAAACAATATATAAACCAATATAAAACTTATTTAATCGTACTTTTAGCCACTATGATACTATGTACAATCTTTTTGCTATCAGTAGATTTTAACAATAAATCAGAACAAACGTACGAAATGACGGACCATAAAATAACAAATCAATCAAAGGATACATTAGCAAATGAAGTAAAAGCCAATGAAAATAGCGACGAAAATGACGAACATACACCGAACCAAACGATTGCAATAATTCGATAA
- the thrB gene encoding homoserine kinase, translated as MEHVLTLKVPASTANLGVGFDSIGMALNKFLYLEVKINNQPHWRFHHIGPNVDDLPTDETHYIYQIAQQVASKYNVTLPNLDVEMRSEIPLARGLGSSASALVGALYIANYFGDIELSKYELLQLATEFEGHPDNVAPTIYGGLVLGYYNADSNVTEVSYIDTPKVDVIVTIPPYKLKTEDSRNVLPDTFSYKKAVQNSAISNTMISALIQHNYELAGKMMEQDGFHEPFRQFLIPEFEEVKAIAKTHQAYATVISGAGPTIMTLISRDKSGQLVRTLKKQFEDCKSELLSINESGVIAEEVYQKH; from the coding sequence ATGGAACATGTGCTAACTTTAAAAGTCCCGGCATCTACAGCTAATTTAGGTGTCGGTTTTGACTCTATTGGTATGGCTTTAAATAAATTTTTATATTTAGAAGTTAAAATAAATAATCAACCGCATTGGCGCTTTCATCATATTGGACCTAATGTCGACGATTTACCAACCGATGAAACGCACTATATTTATCAAATTGCACAGCAAGTAGCTAGTAAATATAATGTGACTTTACCTAATTTGGACGTAGAAATGAGAAGTGAAATTCCATTAGCAAGAGGTTTGGGGTCATCTGCATCTGCCTTAGTAGGTGCATTATACATAGCGAACTACTTTGGTGACATTGAATTATCTAAATATGAATTATTGCAATTAGCTACAGAATTTGAAGGTCATCCAGATAATGTAGCACCCACGATATACGGTGGCTTAGTATTAGGTTATTATAACGCCGACTCTAATGTGACGGAAGTTTCTTATATAGATACACCCAAAGTGGATGTCATAGTAACGATTCCACCCTATAAATTAAAAACAGAAGATTCTAGAAATGTTTTACCTGATACATTTTCTTATAAAAAGGCAGTACAAAATAGTGCAATCAGTAATACGATGATAAGTGCATTAATTCAACACAACTACGAGTTAGCTGGGAAAATGATGGAACAAGATGGTTTTCATGAACCATTTAGACAATTTTTAATCCCCGAATTTGAAGAAGTTAAAGCTATAGCTAAAACGCATCAAGCTTATGCAACAGTTATAAGTGGTGCTGGGCCCACAATTATGACTTTAATTAGTCGTGATAAAAGTGGCCAACTCGTTAGAACATTAAAAAAACAATTTGAAGACTGTAAGTCAGAATTGTTATCAATTAATGAATCCGGAGTTATTGCCGAAGAGGTATACCAAAAACATTAA
- a CDS encoding DUF896 domain-containing protein → MSNKEVDIDRINELAKKKKESGLTEAEAKEQSKLREAYLQSFRKGFKQQIENTRVIDPEGNDVTPDKVKQKLDKKNETEQDNNKN, encoded by the coding sequence ATGAGTAATAAAGAAGTTGATATTGATAGAATTAATGAATTAGCAAAAAAGAAAAAAGAATCTGGCTTGACTGAAGCTGAAGCGAAAGAACAATCAAAGCTTAGAGAAGCCTATTTGCAATCTTTTAGAAAAGGTTTCAAACAACAAATTGAAAACACAAGAGTGATTGATCCAGAGGGTAATGATGTTACGCCGGATAAAGTTAAACAGAAATTAGATAAAAAAAATGAAACTGAACAAGATAATAACAAAAACTAA
- a CDS encoding amino acid permease — MAQNKLSRGLSSRHISMIAIGGAIGTGLFVATGSVVSQAGPGGAILAYLIIGIMLYFLMSSIGELATIYPVSGSFSSYSARFVDSSLGFTVGWLYWVIWVMVASVDIIIASSVLSYWEVFHFFSSVTWSIIFLVILFLLNIFSVKAFGEAEFWLSLIKVLTIIIFIIVGVLTIVGILGGKTYGLSNYSVGEAPFVGGISGFLGVLLIAGFSVGGTEVVAVTAGESDNPHRSMPKAIKQVFWRILLFYVLSIAVIAAIIPYTDPLLLNKSESANQSPFTIVFDRVGIAFAASVINAVILTSLLSAANSGLYTSSRMLFAMGQDKQAPKFLSSLNKGTKLPVPAILTTFVIVFAIIMLAQIQSNIVFTLLNIIGSLVIFVWASSILAQVRLRKAIKKQNKDPDEVLPYKAPFYPVGPIIVIVALLFLFLGNTIGALLAGDIASLLRNIIPVIILIIVYLVHKLMFKTKVVKLENIDLTNKY; from the coding sequence ATGGCACAAAATAAATTAAGTCGTGGCCTTAGTTCAAGGCATATTTCAATGATAGCTATTGGCGGTGCAATTGGGACTGGCCTGTTTGTAGCAACAGGAAGTGTCGTCTCTCAAGCTGGCCCAGGTGGCGCCATACTAGCTTATTTAATTATAGGGATAATGTTATATTTCTTAATGTCATCTATCGGAGAGTTAGCTACTATCTATCCTGTTTCAGGATCTTTTAGTTCATATTCAGCTCGTTTTGTTGATAGTTCATTAGGGTTTACAGTGGGATGGTTATATTGGGTTATTTGGGTAATGGTTGCTAGTGTTGATATTATCATTGCTTCAAGTGTTTTAAGCTACTGGGAAGTTTTTCACTTCTTCTCATCCGTGACGTGGAGCATTATCTTTTTAGTGATTTTATTTTTACTAAACATATTTTCAGTTAAAGCTTTTGGAGAAGCAGAATTTTGGTTATCACTGATAAAAGTACTAACGATTATTATATTTATCATTGTTGGAGTCTTAACAATTGTAGGTATTTTAGGAGGTAAAACTTATGGTTTGTCTAACTACTCCGTTGGCGAAGCACCATTTGTCGGTGGTATATCAGGATTTCTAGGCGTACTATTAATTGCAGGTTTCTCTGTAGGTGGTACGGAAGTTGTTGCAGTTACTGCAGGTGAGTCCGATAATCCACATCGCTCTATGCCTAAAGCAATCAAACAAGTATTTTGGAGAATATTATTATTCTACGTATTATCTATAGCAGTGATTGCAGCAATTATTCCTTATACAGATCCACTACTATTAAATAAGAGTGAGTCTGCCAACCAAAGTCCATTCACAATCGTGTTTGACCGCGTTGGTATTGCTTTTGCTGCTTCTGTGATTAATGCTGTAATATTAACGTCGTTATTATCTGCAGCTAACTCTGGTCTTTATACTTCAAGTCGTATGTTATTCGCGATGGGTCAAGATAAACAAGCACCTAAATTTTTATCAAGTTTAAATAAAGGGACAAAATTACCGGTACCCGCTATATTAACAACATTTGTTATTGTTTTTGCGATTATCATGCTAGCTCAAATACAATCCAATATTGTATTTACACTACTAAATATAATCGGTTCCCTAGTCATTTTCGTTTGGGCCTCTAGTATTTTAGCTCAAGTTAGACTAAGGAAAGCAATTAAAAAACAAAATAAAGATCCCGATGAAGTATTACCGTACAAAGCACCATTTTATCCTGTTGGACCAATTATTGTAATCGTAGCTTTACTATTCTTGTTTTTAGGTAACACAATTGGCGCTTTATTAGCTGGTGATATTGCAAGTTTATTAAGAAATATCATCCCAGTTATTATATTGATTATCGTATACTTAGTTCATAAGTTGATGTTTAAAACTAAAGTTGTAAAATTAGAAAATATCGATTTAACAAATAAATATTAA
- the lexA gene encoding transcriptional repressor LexA codes for MRELTKRQTEIFDYIKQIVQSKGYPPSVREIGEAVGLASSSTVHGHLSRLEEKGYIRRDPTKPRAIEIVSELLGESVNTEETIHVPVIGKVTAGIPITAVENVEEYFPLPEHFTSTHNSDIFILNVVGDSMIEAGILDGDKVIVRSQTIAENGDIIVAMTEENEATVKRFYKEKTRYRLQPENSTMDPIYLEQVTVLGKVVGLFREM; via the coding sequence ATGAGAGAATTAACTAAACGTCAAACAGAAATTTTCGATTATATTAAGCAAATCGTTCAATCTAAAGGATATCCACCTAGTGTTCGTGAAATAGGAGAAGCCGTAGGTCTTGCTTCGAGCTCAACAGTCCATGGACATTTATCAAGATTAGAAGAAAAAGGTTACATTCGTCGTGATCCTACAAAGCCACGTGCTATAGAAATTGTTTCTGAATTATTAGGTGAATCTGTTAATACTGAAGAAACGATACATGTGCCTGTCATTGGTAAAGTAACTGCTGGTATTCCTATTACTGCAGTTGAAAATGTCGAAGAATATTTCCCTTTACCAGAACATTTCACATCAACACATAATAGCGATATCTTTATACTAAACGTTGTCGGAGATAGTATGATTGAAGCTGGTATTTTAGATGGAGATAAAGTTATCGTCAGAAGTCAAACTATTGCCGAAAATGGAGATATTATTGTAGCTATGACAGAAGAAAATGAAGCTACAGTCAAAAGATTCTATAAAGAAAAAACACGTTATAGACTGCAACCAGAAAATAGTACAATGGATCCTATATATTTAGAACAAGTAACAGTGCTTGGTAAAGTTGTTGGTTTATTTAGAGAAATGTAA
- a CDS encoding homoserine dehydrogenase, producing the protein MKELNVALLGLGTVGSGVVKIIEENRQQIIETIHKEINIKHILVNDISKKRPLNVSKYHLTEDVNDILEDDSIDIVVEVMGGIEPTVDWLKSALSQKKHVITANKDLLAVHLNVLEDLAQSNSVALKYEASVAGGIPIVNAINNGLNANNISKFMGILNGTSNFILSKMTREQTSFEDALDEAQRLGFAEADPTDDVEGIDAARKVVITSYLSFNQVINLTDVKRKGISDVTLEDIQVADDLGYKIKLVGKGTYEQGKVNASVAPTLISKAHQLSAVEDEYNAIYVIGDAVGETMFYGKGAGSLATGSAVVSDLLNVALQFEYDLHTLPPHFELKTDETKEMMDDEDTVTIKEKSNFYLVIDGNNQDLNKIKADIKQVLPLHKSLDVQQRNEETVSVVVLGIDQSPEHLIANAGFNVNKVYPVEGV; encoded by the coding sequence ATGAAGGAATTGAATGTAGCATTACTTGGTCTAGGCACTGTAGGATCAGGTGTTGTAAAAATTATTGAAGAGAATAGGCAACAAATTATCGAAACAATTCACAAGGAAATCAATATAAAGCATATTTTAGTAAATGATATTTCTAAGAAAAGACCGCTAAACGTTAGCAAATACCATTTAACTGAAGATGTAAATGATATTTTAGAAGATGATTCAATTGATATAGTGGTAGAAGTTATGGGAGGCATTGAGCCGACGGTTGACTGGTTGAAGAGTGCATTAAGTCAAAAGAAACATGTTATTACTGCTAATAAAGACTTACTTGCAGTGCATTTAAACGTTCTAGAAGATTTAGCGCAAAGCAATAGCGTAGCATTGAAATATGAAGCTAGTGTCGCTGGTGGCATTCCAATCGTTAACGCTATCAATAATGGATTAAATGCCAACAACATTAGTAAATTTATGGGAATTTTAAATGGTACGTCTAACTTTATACTTAGCAAAATGACACGTGAACAAACATCTTTTGAAGATGCATTAGATGAAGCACAGCGTTTAGGGTTTGCTGAAGCAGATCCTACAGATGACGTTGAAGGTATTGATGCAGCGAGAAAAGTTGTTATCACGTCTTATTTATCATTCAACCAAGTTATTAACTTGACCGACGTTAAACGTAAAGGGATTAGTGACGTTACTTTAGAAGATATTCAAGTTGCTGATGATTTAGGTTACAAAATTAAACTAGTCGGTAAAGGGACTTATGAACAAGGCAAAGTGAATGCATCTGTAGCACCAACTTTAATTAGTAAAGCACATCAATTGTCTGCTGTTGAAGACGAATATAATGCGATTTATGTTATTGGTGACGCAGTTGGCGAAACAATGTTCTATGGTAAAGGGGCAGGCAGTTTAGCAACTGGTAGTGCAGTAGTAAGTGATTTATTAAATGTTGCATTGCAATTTGAATATGATTTGCATACGTTACCACCTCATTTTGAATTGAAAACTGATGAAACTAAAGAAATGATGGATGATGAAGATACTGTCACAATTAAAGAAAAATCAAATTTCTATCTAGTAATAGATGGAAATAACCAAGATTTAAATAAAATAAAAGCTGATATTAAACAAGTGTTACCACTGCATAAAAGTTTAGACGTTCAGCAAAGAAACGAAGAAACAGTAAGTGTTGTAGTATTGGGCATTGATCAGTCACCTGAACACTTAATAGCGAATGCAGGATTTAATGTTAATAAAGTATACCCAGTAGAAGGAGTTTAA
- a CDS encoding CAP domain-containing protein produces MLNIRKLLFYIVLFLGLIIVLPIKEPDFMMHVQQQARTKIDAWTNNDNTANNVLKVPSEQEFALNNIQMNMTKSQVESKLGKAQRITTNEYGTKWYSYHTKDYHDFVMVSYIDNKVNGLYTNQNLISSQSQIKYGSPKNVVRQRLGKPITEKRKGNVRYEIDNKEYDTFKKHNIYTTAFYDKHNNNNLTSILLVSNQMENRLRSQYGAPSDDLQKSFELQNFDLVNAERVQHNLSTLTYNAAISNTARKHSKDMAKHDYFDHTDLNGNSPFDRLKSDNIDFNAAGENLAYGQVDSIYAHEGLMNSLGHRKNILRTTYNKLGVGVAFNSDNQPYWTENYTN; encoded by the coding sequence GTGTTGAACATCCGAAAACTATTATTTTATATTGTTTTATTTCTAGGGTTAATAATTGTTTTACCTATTAAAGAACCTGACTTTATGATGCATGTCCAACAACAAGCTAGAACTAAAATTGATGCTTGGACAAATAATGACAATACTGCTAATAATGTATTGAAAGTTCCAAGCGAACAAGAATTTGCGTTAAATAATATTCAAATGAATATGACGAAATCACAGGTTGAAAGTAAATTAGGTAAAGCACAAAGGATAACAACGAACGAATACGGTACTAAATGGTATAGTTATCATACAAAAGACTATCATGATTTTGTTATGGTAAGTTACATTGATAATAAAGTTAATGGTTTGTATACTAACCAAAACTTAATATCATCACAATCTCAGATAAAATATGGTTCTCCTAAAAATGTAGTGCGTCAACGTTTGGGTAAACCTATTACTGAGAAACGTAAAGGTAACGTACGATACGAAATTGATAATAAAGAATATGATACCTTTAAAAAACATAATATTTATACAACAGCATTTTATGACAAACACAACAACAATAATTTAACATCGATTTTATTGGTAAGTAATCAAATGGAAAATCGTTTGCGTAGTCAATATGGTGCGCCATCTGATGATTTACAAAAGAGTTTCGAACTACAAAATTTTGATCTTGTTAATGCTGAACGCGTGCAACACAACTTATCAACTTTAACTTATAATGCTGCAATATCTAATACTGCACGAAAACATAGTAAGGATATGGCAAAGCATGACTATTTTGATCATACGGATTTAAATGGTAACTCCCCATTCGATAGACTTAAGTCAGATAATATCGATTTCAATGCAGCTGGTGAGAATTTAGCCTATGGTCAAGTTGATAGTATATACGCTCATGAAGGATTAATGAATTCACTCGGTCATAGAAAAAATATTTTGCGCACAACTTACAATAAACTAGGTGTTGGTGTAGCATTCAATTCTGATAATCAACCTTATTGGACTGAAAATTATACAAATTAA
- the guaC gene encoding GMP reductase has protein sequence MKIFDYEDIQLIPNKCIVNSRSECDTTIKFGPKSFKLPVVPANMQTVMNESLAEWFAQNDYFYIMHRFDEEARIPFINKMQEQGLFASISVGVKEREFGFVEQLKAENAIPEYITIDIAHGHSDSVINMIKHIKKHIPDTFVIAGNVGTPEGVRELENAGADATKVGIGPGRVCITKIKTGFGTGGWQLSALNHCSKAARKPIIADGGIRTNGDIAKSMRFGASMVMIGSLFAAHEESPGETVELEGKLYKEYFGSASEFQKGEHKNVEGKKMFVEHKGSLKDTLVEMQQDLQSSISYAGGNDLTSLRKVDYVIVRNSIFNGDKD, from the coding sequence ATGAAAATTTTTGATTATGAAGATATCCAACTTATACCGAATAAATGTATCGTGAATAGTAGGTCAGAATGTGATACTACAATAAAATTTGGGCCAAAATCTTTCAAGTTGCCTGTAGTTCCTGCTAATATGCAAACTGTAATGAATGAATCATTAGCTGAATGGTTCGCTCAAAACGATTATTTCTACATCATGCACCGTTTTGATGAAGAAGCGCGTATTCCATTTATTAACAAAATGCAGGAACAAGGTTTATTTGCGTCAATTTCAGTAGGAGTTAAAGAACGTGAGTTTGGATTTGTTGAACAACTTAAAGCAGAAAACGCAATTCCAGAGTACATTACAATTGATATAGCTCATGGACACTCTGATTCAGTTATTAATATGATTAAACATATTAAAAAACATATACCTGATACATTTGTTATTGCTGGTAATGTTGGTACTCCAGAAGGCGTACGTGAGTTAGAAAATGCTGGTGCAGATGCTACTAAAGTTGGTATTGGACCTGGTCGTGTTTGTATTACAAAAATTAAAACAGGTTTCGGTACTGGTGGCTGGCAATTATCAGCATTAAATCATTGCAGTAAAGCAGCGCGTAAACCAATTATTGCTGATGGTGGTATAAGAACGAATGGTGATATTGCGAAATCTATGCGTTTTGGAGCGTCTATGGTAATGATCGGCTCATTATTTGCTGCCCACGAAGAATCACCTGGTGAAACAGTTGAATTAGAAGGTAAATTATACAAAGAATACTTTGGTAGTGCTTCTGAATTCCAAAAAGGTGAACATAAAAACGTCGAGGGTAAAAAAATGTTTGTTGAACATAAAGGGTCTTTAAAAGATACTTTAGTAGAAATGCAACAAGATTTACAAAGTTCAATTTCATATGCTGGCGGCAACGATTTAACTTCATTAAGAAAGGTAGATTATGTAATAGTACGTAACTCTATTTTCAACGGTGATAAAGACTAA
- the thrC gene encoding threonine synthase translates to MKRWQGLVEEFKSYLPVNENTPKITLNEGQTPLVHCENLSKMLDIELYVKYEGANPTGSFKDRGMVMAMTKAKEEGKKIVICASTGNTSASAAAYAARAGLKAIVVIPEGKIALGKLSQAVMYGAEIVSIEGNFDEALEIVKEVAENGDIELVNSVNPYRIEGQKTGAFEVVHQLDGVAPDILAIPVGNAGNITAYWKGFKEFHDQLDTQLPNMYGFQAEGASPIVQNKVVKNPDTVATAIRIGNPASWEKATNAINESNGLIDSVTDEEILEAYKLMATKEGIFSEPASNASIAGLIKLHRANKLPKGKKVVAVLTGNGLKDPDTAISLLDDPIQPLPNDRESILKYIKGAL, encoded by the coding sequence ATGAAAAGATGGCAAGGTTTAGTTGAAGAGTTTAAATCGTATTTACCTGTAAATGAAAACACTCCAAAAATCACATTAAACGAGGGTCAAACACCACTTGTACACTGTGAAAACTTATCAAAAATGTTAGATATTGAGTTATATGTTAAATATGAAGGTGCAAATCCTACTGGTTCATTTAAAGATAGAGGCATGGTCATGGCAATGACTAAAGCAAAAGAAGAAGGCAAAAAAATAGTTATTTGTGCTTCTACTGGTAATACGTCTGCATCAGCAGCTGCCTATGCTGCTAGAGCAGGATTAAAAGCTATCGTCGTTATTCCTGAAGGAAAAATAGCTTTAGGTAAATTATCACAAGCAGTAATGTATGGTGCAGAAATCGTATCAATCGAAGGTAATTTCGATGAAGCATTAGAGATTGTTAAAGAAGTGGCTGAAAATGGTGATATCGAACTTGTAAACTCTGTGAACCCATATAGAATTGAAGGCCAAAAAACAGGTGCTTTCGAAGTAGTACATCAATTAGATGGTGTAGCACCAGATATTTTGGCTATTCCTGTAGGTAATGCGGGTAATATTACTGCTTATTGGAAAGGTTTCAAAGAATTTCATGATCAATTAGATACACAATTGCCTAATATGTATGGTTTCCAAGCGGAAGGTGCGTCACCAATCGTTCAAAATAAAGTTGTGAAAAATCCCGACACTGTAGCAACTGCTATTCGTATTGGTAATCCAGCAAGTTGGGAAAAGGCTACAAATGCAATTAATGAATCGAATGGCCTAATCGATAGTGTTACAGATGAAGAGATTTTAGAGGCGTATAAATTAATGGCAACAAAAGAAGGTATTTTTAGTGAACCGGCAAGTAATGCTTCAATCGCTGGTTTAATTAAATTGCATAGAGCGAATAAATTGCCTAAAGGTAAAAAAGTAGTAGCTGTGCTAACTGGTAACGGTTTAAAAGACCCAGATACTGCTATTTCATTATTGGATGATCCAATACAACCATTACCAAATGATAGAGAAAGCATATTAAAGTATATTAAAGGAGCACTTTAA
- the rpsN gene encoding 30S ribosomal protein S14, with amino-acid sequence MAKKSKIAKEQKREALVNKYYELRKELKAKGDYEALRKLPRDASPTRLTRRCKVTGRPRGVLRKFEMSRIAFREHAHKGQIPGVKKSSW; translated from the coding sequence ATGGCAAAAAAATCTAAAATCGCAAAAGAGCAAAAGCGAGAAGCGCTCGTTAATAAATATTATGAATTACGAAAAGAATTGAAAGCGAAAGGTGATTATGAAGCTTTACGCAAATTACCTCGAGATGCTTCGCCAACGAGATTAACACGTCGTTGTAAAGTTACAGGACGACCTAGAGGCGTGTTGAGAAAATTCGAAATGTCTAGAATTGCTTTTCGTGAACACGCACACAAAGGCCAAATTCCTGGTGTTAAAAAATCTAGTTGGTAA